Proteins co-encoded in one Roseimicrobium gellanilyticum genomic window:
- a CDS encoding acyltransferase family protein, with translation MTSKNIPYIRKLDHLRFFAAWLVGVYHYYHFQTPAYNGFKDPRVLTSKPFSAFLIEGHTGVALFLVLSGFIFAAICYRREVSYPGFVMNRVLRIFPLYGVAIFLATMLAGAPLAQFFGSLLLPYPGREMVSYVPITPHLWTIRLEFQFYLIFPFLILFAAKYGLRYLLGLILLALSIRCMIWVSPEHDKLKDAVYGTLVGRLDQFAIGMLAGSLYSGRADIRLPKWLGWRYLPLIAWLAPLGVVYLFHRLGGNSHLPPGHGFWVIYPDLEGLAWAFFTLAYVLAPWDWPERISKALGWLGALSFSLYINHWIFAHDLTWRRLEMPWGRMALPQLSESMTTNALLGFTFVALPLLVLFSAITYYVIEKPFFELRRSYLKKKPGEGGDDRDRNRAAAPPASPPSS, from the coding sequence ATGACGAGCAAAAACATCCCCTACATCCGCAAGCTGGACCATCTCAGGTTCTTTGCTGCGTGGCTGGTGGGTGTGTATCACTACTATCATTTTCAAACGCCGGCCTACAACGGATTCAAGGACCCGCGGGTGCTGACTTCGAAGCCGTTCTCCGCCTTCCTCATTGAAGGGCACACCGGCGTGGCGCTTTTCCTTGTGCTGAGTGGCTTCATCTTCGCGGCCATCTGCTATCGCAGGGAGGTGAGCTATCCGGGGTTTGTGATGAATCGCGTGCTGCGCATCTTTCCCCTCTATGGCGTGGCCATCTTCCTCGCGACCATGCTGGCCGGTGCGCCGCTGGCGCAGTTCTTCGGCTCGCTCCTCCTGCCCTACCCCGGCAGGGAAATGGTGAGCTATGTCCCCATCACGCCCCATCTGTGGACCATCCGGCTGGAGTTTCAGTTCTACCTCATCTTCCCCTTCCTCATCCTCTTCGCGGCGAAGTATGGCCTGCGCTATCTCCTGGGTCTGATCCTGCTCGCCCTCTCCATCCGCTGCATGATCTGGGTATCGCCGGAGCATGACAAGCTGAAGGATGCCGTGTACGGCACTCTGGTGGGAAGGCTGGATCAGTTTGCCATCGGCATGCTGGCGGGGAGCCTCTACTCCGGCAGGGCAGACATCCGCCTGCCGAAATGGCTGGGCTGGCGCTACCTGCCGCTGATTGCCTGGCTGGCGCCTCTCGGCGTGGTGTATCTGTTTCACCGGCTCGGGGGCAATAGTCATCTGCCACCGGGACATGGGTTCTGGGTCATCTATCCTGATCTGGAGGGGCTGGCCTGGGCCTTCTTCACCCTGGCCTATGTGCTGGCACCATGGGACTGGCCGGAGCGCATCTCCAAGGCGCTGGGCTGGCTCGGCGCGCTGAGCTTTTCCTTGTACATCAACCACTGGATCTTCGCGCATGATCTCACGTGGCGGAGGCTGGAGATGCCGTGGGGCCGCATGGCGCTGCCACAGCTCTCCGAGAGCATGACCACGAATGCACTGCTGGGTTTCACCTTTGTGGCGCTCCCGCTGCTGGTCCTCTTCTCGGCAATCACCTATTATGTGATCGAGAAGCCCTTCTTTGAGCTTCGCCGCAGCTACTTGAAAAAGAAGCCTGGGGAAGGTGGCGATGATCGTGATCGCAATCGTGCCGCCGCCCCTCCAGCTTCACCTCCTTCCTCATGA